A single window of Bufo bufo chromosome 10, aBufBuf1.1, whole genome shotgun sequence DNA harbors:
- the FADD gene encoding FAS-associated death domain protein, translating to MAKAEQFNVMLLQISQRLDAKELDEMKFLCHKKITKKKMELVTSPIHLFTHLKEQVLISEDDPGYLVGLLDTIKRPDLVQEVERFQGPQVTVETSERDQLDDAFDFVCDNVGRDWKNLIRILGVAEPTIDQIVYSNPYNMREQLMQCLNKWREKKKDGATVSALILALENCRMRLVSERLAKAINLNHGAS from the exons ATGGCGAAAGCGGAGCAATTCAATGTCATGTTGTTACAAATATCTCAGAGGCTGGACGCTAAGGAACTGGACGAGATGAAGTTTCTTTGCCACAAGAAAATAACCAAAAAGAAAATGGAGTTGGTCACCAGCCCCATCCATCTGTTCACGCACTTGAAGGAGCAGGTGCTGATCTCTGAAGACGACCCCGGCTATCTGGTCGGGCTGTTGGACACGATTAAGCGACCTGATCTCGTGCAAGAAGTCGAAAGATTTCAAGGACCGCAAGTCACGGTGGAGACCAGCGAAAGAG ACCAGCTTGACGACGCCTTTGACTTTGTATGTGATAACGTCGGAAGGGACTGGAAGAATTTGATCCGGATACTTGGAGTTGCAGAACCCACAATAGATCAAATAGTTTATTCGAACCCTTACAACATGCGGGAACAACTGATGCAATGCCTGAACAAGTGGAGGGAAAAGAAGAAAGATGGTGCCACTGTATCAGCCCTGATTCTTGCCTTAGAAAATTGCAGAATGCGGCTGGTATCAGAAAGACTGGCAAAAGCCATTAACCTCAATCATGGAGCATCATAA